In the genome of Paenibacillus pabuli, one region contains:
- a CDS encoding DinB family protein, producing MLQQPYQLYDYHVWANNRLFAHLEQLPKEVFHAEVRSVFPSVSQTCAHMYLFEQLYMLVLAEVPNEEIFPKISGWIEEAQGKTVNEMRELFGSVAKRFRDLLRHTPDPDKKMTIEHPKYGKMETRFSDILQHVVNHGTYHRGNVTAMLRQQGYSGVPTDYLFYLLEQQKVQG from the coding sequence ATGCTTCAACAACCATACCAATTGTATGACTATCATGTTTGGGCAAATAATCGATTGTTTGCACACCTGGAGCAACTTCCAAAGGAAGTATTCCATGCGGAAGTGAGGAGTGTGTTCCCATCCGTATCACAAACATGTGCACACATGTACTTGTTTGAACAGCTCTATATGCTCGTGCTCGCGGAAGTTCCAAACGAGGAGATTTTCCCAAAAATCTCGGGCTGGATAGAGGAAGCACAGGGCAAAACCGTGAATGAGATGCGTGAGCTGTTTGGCAGCGTTGCCAAACGTTTCCGCGATTTACTGCGGCATACGCCTGACCCGGACAAAAAAATGACGATTGAACATCCAAAATACGGTAAAATGGAAACGCGATTTTCCGACATTCTACAGCATGTTGTCAACCACGGGACGTATCACCGGGGCAATGTGACCGCGATGTTGAGACAGCAAGGTTACAGCGGTGTGCCAACCGATTATTTATTTTATTTGTTGGAACAGCAGAAAGTTCAAGGGTAA
- a CDS encoding helix-turn-helix transcriptional regulator has translation MAKWDNMLSMLWMLRSGRKLTAAQIADSLEISVRTVYRYIDALCASGVPVVAESGHDGGIRILENFKETPLFFNSVELKALVDAFKFAQGAGYPYVQELEYALKKVENGLHEEQRHDLSRQQSSLDVVSSARAPSVVPLLRDLEQATKDGRTVRMVYRKANAEQADKREIDPYGLAYDRNEWYVVAFCHRSQAMRTFRVERIEQLEITEARFDKPESFSASAFFYEQSNQRREADGPLMVIRIEGQPDTLNAVCNHWHLRHYLTERTDREARFLIDAPTMNKYLPTYLLTFGTAIRIREPLELKLRIQEKAYGIAKHYENDPN, from the coding sequence ATGGCAAAATGGGATAACATGCTGTCCATGCTTTGGATGCTGCGATCCGGAAGAAAGCTCACCGCCGCTCAGATCGCGGACAGTTTGGAGATTAGCGTCCGCACCGTGTATCGATATATCGACGCCTTATGCGCCAGTGGCGTGCCAGTTGTTGCGGAATCGGGCCATGATGGCGGTATTCGTATTCTGGAAAATTTCAAGGAAACACCATTGTTTTTCAACTCTGTGGAGTTGAAGGCACTTGTGGATGCGTTTAAATTTGCCCAAGGTGCTGGTTATCCGTATGTGCAGGAGCTGGAGTATGCGTTGAAGAAGGTGGAGAACGGACTGCACGAGGAGCAGCGCCACGATCTGTCTCGCCAGCAGAGCAGCTTGGACGTCGTTTCTTCAGCGCGTGCACCTTCTGTTGTTCCGTTGCTGCGGGACTTGGAACAGGCGACGAAAGACGGTCGAACGGTCCGTATGGTCTATCGCAAAGCGAATGCGGAGCAGGCTGACAAACGTGAAATCGATCCATATGGGCTAGCGTATGACCGAAACGAATGGTACGTTGTCGCGTTCTGCCATCGGTCGCAGGCGATGCGGACGTTTCGCGTCGAACGAATCGAACAGCTGGAGATAACCGAAGCGAGGTTTGACAAGCCGGAGTCTTTCTCTGCGTCCGCGTTTTTCTATGAGCAGTCCAACCAGAGACGGGAGGCAGATGGACCGTTAATGGTTATCCGTATCGAGGGACAGCCTGACACGCTTAATGCGGTTTGCAACCACTGGCATCTGCGCCACTATTTGACGGAACGAACCGATCGAGAGGCACGGTTTCTGATCGATGCTCCGACGATGAACAAATACCTACCGACATATCTCCTGACGTTTGGCACAGCCATTCGCATCCGAGAACCACTGGAGTTGAAGCTGCGGATTCAGGAAAAGGCATACGGTATCGCCAAACATTATGAAAACGATCCGAATTGA
- a CDS encoding helicase DnaB — MRMNNLHHYTEHHRYCVYREFGLSALDDRMLTGAYQPMVGAFAVGLYRLLFQHLPGEQVGYSALEQQRRLFMTLGLEPSEKGRKYLVEQASKLEAVGLLQTSRLYIPENDDYIYEYELQPPLSPAEFFRTQHLTLLLRDKIGKFAVLSLRSGFSAIEGGEAPYPAANKENISVPFYDIFELNTHVIDYELEQALSEVSTSAQRSGTTGAAEENSLNYADIILRFPRESVNRRHVEQLRFDHEQLGIVNYVVNKFNLSVQDVCRLLDEDDIFNPQGQLVLDDLQHKASLQFRQTKKRHEQQTVQAAKVVALRQHMEEPERKEDSGEPPVEHVVQMEYYVEVPPQFSTKCDIHQYNMMLRNEPYTRLLQTFFPGAVPDNLVDIFEKIDLSYKLPGEVINVLIHYLMALLVSGGEQRINRNFVEAIASNMLLKQVNSYEKAVQYIRDQAKVKGKQAAGAAGTRSRTYGKGTKAKPEIPIVQDIGAEGEAVSEEEFEEMMRFAQQMQASKQKGTS; from the coding sequence ATGCGCATGAACAATTTGCACCATTATACTGAACATCATCGCTACTGCGTATACAGGGAGTTTGGACTTAGCGCCCTGGATGACCGTATGCTTACCGGAGCGTATCAGCCCATGGTAGGTGCCTTTGCGGTTGGCTTGTATCGACTGCTTTTTCAGCATCTTCCCGGTGAACAGGTCGGTTACTCGGCACTTGAACAGCAACGCAGGCTGTTCATGACGCTTGGGCTTGAGCCAAGTGAGAAAGGGCGCAAGTATTTGGTGGAGCAGGCTTCTAAGCTGGAGGCTGTGGGACTGCTTCAGACTTCACGGCTCTATATTCCGGAAAATGATGATTACATTTATGAATACGAGCTCCAACCGCCGCTCTCACCGGCAGAATTTTTCCGTACACAGCATTTGACACTGCTGCTTCGTGACAAAATCGGCAAGTTCGCCGTACTCTCACTGCGTTCCGGTTTTTCAGCCATTGAGGGTGGGGAAGCACCTTATCCAGCTGCCAATAAAGAGAATATTTCCGTTCCTTTTTACGATATATTTGAATTGAACACCCATGTCATTGATTACGAACTTGAGCAGGCGTTATCGGAAGTGTCGACTTCGGCCCAACGGAGTGGAACAACGGGTGCAGCCGAAGAGAACAGCTTGAATTATGCCGACATTATCTTGCGTTTTCCGCGTGAGTCGGTAAATCGTCGTCATGTGGAGCAATTGCGGTTCGATCACGAACAGCTTGGCATTGTGAATTATGTGGTGAACAAGTTCAATCTTAGCGTACAGGATGTATGTCGTTTGCTGGATGAAGATGATATCTTCAACCCACAGGGACAACTTGTGCTCGATGATCTTCAACACAAGGCAAGCCTGCAGTTCAGACAGACCAAGAAGCGACATGAACAGCAGACGGTACAGGCAGCGAAGGTTGTTGCCCTCAGACAGCATATGGAGGAGCCTGAGCGGAAAGAGGATTCCGGGGAACCGCCTGTCGAACATGTGGTACAGATGGAATACTATGTCGAAGTGCCTCCGCAATTTTCGACCAAGTGTGACATTCATCAATATAATATGATGCTGCGTAATGAGCCTTACACTCGATTGCTTCAGACGTTCTTCCCTGGTGCCGTACCGGACAACCTGGTGGACATTTTTGAGAAGATCGATCTCAGCTACAAGTTGCCTGGTGAAGTGATCAATGTACTCATTCATTATTTGATGGCATTGCTTGTATCCGGCGGTGAGCAAAGAATTAACCGTAACTTTGTTGAGGCCATTGCCTCCAACATGCTGCTCAAGCAGGTGAATTCCTATGAGAAGGCGGTACAATATATTCGTGACCAAGCCAAGGTCAAAGGCAAACAGGCTGCTGGTGCAGCTGGAACCCGCTCCCGTACATACGGCAAAGGAACCAAAGCCAAACCCGAAATTCCGATTGTACAAGACATAGGCGCCGAAGGCGAAGCAGTATCCGAAGAAGAATTCGAAGAGATGATGAGATTTGCCCAGCAGATGCAGGCAAGCAAACAAAAGGGAACTTCATAA
- a CDS encoding YuiB family protein, with the protein MQFIPVLVLMVLFFVMMFGIGFILNMLMKTTWFPSYLFIIVILPVVVYSLWDHTASLMSHLGSFHIVDYMTGVAGLAGAVISGWAIRKLRLGGYKMF; encoded by the coding sequence ATGCAGTTTATACCTGTGCTGGTATTGATGGTGTTATTTTTCGTTATGATGTTTGGTATCGGTTTCATTCTGAATATGCTGATGAAGACAACCTGGTTTCCTTCCTATCTGTTCATTATTGTCATTCTGCCTGTCGTCGTGTACTCTTTATGGGATCATACGGCATCGCTGATGTCGCATCTGGGATCTTTCCATATTGTAGACTATATGACAGGCGTAGCTGGACTTGCTGGCGCGGTCATCAGTGGCTGGGCTATTCGCAAACTTCGTCTGGGTGGGTACAAAATGTTTTAA
- the hemQ gene encoding hydrogen peroxide-dependent heme synthase has translation MNEAASTLEGWYALHDFRSINWAAWKAADDEERAVALDELQAFWKEWKAVEDSSKGSTVVYTVVGQKADLVMMHLRETLEDLKAVENAFNKTMFAQYTTKSYSYVSVVELSNYLGKEGEDPMQNPEIIARLKPILPQRQYICFYPMNKKRELNDNWYMLSMDERRTMMRSHGMIGRSYAGKVKQIITGSVGFDDWEWGVTLFADDALQFKKLVYEMRFDEVSARYGEFGSFYVGSLLNEATLEDMLKL, from the coding sequence ATGAACGAAGCCGCATCAACACTGGAGGGCTGGTACGCCCTGCATGACTTCCGCTCGATTAACTGGGCCGCCTGGAAAGCAGCCGATGATGAGGAACGTGCTGTAGCTCTGGACGAGCTCCAGGCATTCTGGAAGGAATGGAAAGCCGTAGAGGATTCATCCAAAGGAAGCACAGTCGTTTATACCGTGGTGGGACAGAAGGCTGACCTTGTCATGATGCACTTGCGTGAAACGCTGGAAGACCTAAAGGCCGTTGAGAACGCGTTTAACAAAACGATGTTTGCCCAATACACCACCAAGTCATATTCCTATGTCAGTGTAGTGGAACTGAGCAACTATCTTGGCAAAGAAGGCGAAGACCCGATGCAGAATCCGGAAATCATCGCCCGTCTCAAACCGATCCTGCCACAACGGCAATATATCTGCTTCTATCCGATGAACAAAAAACGCGAACTGAACGACAACTGGTACATGCTGTCCATGGATGAGCGCCGCACGATGATGCGCAGCCACGGCATGATTGGCCGCAGTTACGCAGGAAAAGTGAAACAGATCATTACCGGTTCCGTTGGTTTTGACGACTGGGAATGGGGCGTTACGCTGTTTGCAGATGATGCACTTCAGTTCAAGAAGCTCGTTTACGAGATGCGCTTTGACGAAGTCAGTGCCCGTTATGGCGAATTCGGTTCGTTCTATGTGGGAAGTCTGCTGAACGAAGCAACATTGGAAGATATGCTCAAGCTGTAA
- a CDS encoding NAD(P)/FAD-dependent oxidoreductase: MSSIPKIVILGAGYGGILTAQRLQKELNYNEADVTLVNRHDYHYITTHLHMPAAGTDTIEHARVPISKLIDEFKIDLVKSSVKEIRLQDRKIILEDGTLSYDYLIIGLGGEPETFGIPGMLEHAMTIRSINSVRMIREHIEYQFAMYKNDNKRNRIRFVVGGAGFSGVEFVAELADRIPQLCKEFDVNPKNVHIYNVEAAPSALPGFDPELVEHAMNVLKKKGVTFKIGVPIKQCLPDGVIVGEGEKLDAATVVWTGGIRGNALLEQAGLEVMRGRVKVDEFLRAPGHEHVYVIGDNSLVFNNEGRPYPPTAQIAMQQGVNCAKNVVAAIRKKQPQPFVFTSKGTVASLGKGEAIAVVGGKKYKGWKAAQLKKLVDLRYLFIIGGIPLVLKKGRFFG; the protein is encoded by the coding sequence ATGAGCAGTATTCCCAAAATCGTCATCCTCGGCGCGGGCTATGGCGGGATTCTGACAGCCCAGCGGCTGCAGAAGGAATTAAACTATAACGAGGCCGATGTCACGTTGGTGAACCGGCATGATTATCATTATATTACTACACACCTACATATGCCGGCAGCCGGCACAGATACCATTGAACATGCAAGGGTTCCGATTTCAAAGCTGATTGACGAGTTCAAGATTGATCTGGTCAAATCTTCGGTGAAGGAGATCCGCCTGCAGGATCGGAAGATTATTCTGGAGGATGGCACGTTATCCTATGATTATTTGATTATTGGACTGGGTGGAGAACCGGAGACCTTTGGTATTCCAGGTATGCTGGAGCATGCCATGACGATTCGCAGCATTAATTCGGTCAGAATGATTCGTGAGCATATCGAATATCAGTTTGCGATGTACAAAAACGATAATAAACGTAACCGCATTCGTTTTGTCGTAGGCGGGGCTGGCTTCAGCGGTGTCGAATTCGTGGCTGAACTTGCGGATCGAATTCCTCAGCTTTGCAAGGAATTCGACGTAAATCCCAAAAATGTGCACATCTATAATGTGGAAGCAGCGCCTTCAGCTCTGCCGGGTTTTGACCCGGAACTGGTTGAGCATGCAATGAACGTCTTGAAGAAGAAAGGCGTTACTTTCAAAATCGGCGTTCCGATCAAGCAATGTCTGCCAGACGGAGTTATTGTGGGCGAAGGAGAAAAACTCGATGCAGCAACGGTCGTATGGACCGGCGGTATTCGTGGGAACGCCCTGCTTGAGCAGGCTGGCCTTGAAGTGATGCGTGGACGGGTGAAGGTCGATGAATTCCTTCGCGCTCCAGGGCATGAGCATGTCTATGTCATCGGTGACAACTCACTGGTATTCAATAACGAAGGGCGCCCTTATCCACCAACTGCTCAGATCGCGATGCAGCAGGGTGTTAACTGTGCCAAAAACGTTGTCGCTGCCATTCGCAAGAAGCAGCCACAGCCTTTTGTGTTTACAAGTAAAGGTACAGTTGCATCGCTGGGGAAAGGTGAAGCTATCGCCGTCGTAGGCGGTAAGAAATACAAGGGATGGAAGGCGGCCCAGCTGAAAAAGCTGGTGGATCTTCGGTACTTGTTTATCATCGGTGGCATTCCCCTGGTACTGAAGAAAGGGCGGTTTTTTGGATGA
- a CDS encoding NAD(P)/FAD-dependent oxidoreductase has protein sequence MTDLLIIGGGPAGLFAAFYGGMRQASVTLVESMPQLGGQLAALYPEKFIYDVAGFPKVTAQELVNNLVEQMSHFNPNIRLEEKVISVEKLEERHFVVKTDVNEYHAKAVIITAGVGAFEPRRLELEGAAKFEKTNLHYFISDLNAFAGKKVLISGGGDSAVDWALMLEPIAEQVTLIHRRDKFRAHEHSVENLMNSKVNIVTPTEITELHGEDSITKVTLAHVKTKETQEIEVDDVIVNFGFVSSLGPIAEWGIEIDSNSIVVDSRMETSIPGIFAAGDITTYPGKLKLIAVGFGEAPTAVNNAKVYFDPEAKLSPGHSSNMKR, from the coding sequence ATGACCGATTTACTTATTATTGGTGGCGGCCCTGCGGGTCTGTTCGCCGCGTTTTACGGAGGAATGCGTCAGGCATCTGTTACCCTGGTTGAAAGTATGCCTCAACTTGGTGGACAACTTGCCGCCCTCTATCCCGAAAAATTCATCTATGATGTGGCCGGGTTCCCAAAAGTAACAGCTCAGGAATTGGTGAATAACCTGGTGGAGCAAATGAGCCACTTTAACCCCAACATCCGTCTTGAGGAAAAGGTTATATCGGTAGAAAAATTAGAAGAACGTCACTTCGTCGTTAAAACCGACGTGAATGAATATCACGCCAAAGCCGTAATTATCACTGCAGGCGTGGGTGCATTTGAACCCCGTCGTCTGGAGCTTGAGGGTGCGGCCAAATTCGAAAAAACCAATCTGCACTACTTTATCAGTGATCTGAACGCCTTTGCCGGCAAAAAAGTACTGATCAGCGGTGGCGGTGACTCCGCTGTTGACTGGGCGCTTATGCTCGAGCCGATCGCTGAGCAAGTAACCCTGATTCATCGCCGCGACAAATTCCGCGCGCATGAGCACAGTGTTGAAAACCTGATGAATTCCAAAGTGAACATCGTTACACCTACCGAAATCACGGAACTTCACGGTGAAGACAGCATTACCAAGGTCACTTTGGCTCACGTCAAAACGAAGGAAACACAAGAAATTGAAGTCGATGATGTCATCGTCAATTTCGGATTTGTTTCTTCCCTTGGACCCATCGCAGAATGGGGCATTGAGATTGATAGCAATTCCATCGTGGTCGATTCTCGCATGGAAACTTCGATTCCAGGTATCTTTGCTGCCGGAGATATTACAACTTATCCAGGCAAGCTGAAACTGATTGCTGTCGGATTCGGTGAAGCGCCAACCGCAGTCAACAATGCCAAGGTTTACTTCGACCCAGAAGCCAAGTTGTCCCCGGGACACAGCAGTAACATGAAGCGCTAA
- a CDS encoding sporulation histidine kinase inhibitor Sda, with protein MAMLSDEMLLDSYHKAIELNLERDFIALLLEEIHKRKLGTDVSAILH; from the coding sequence ATGGCTATGTTATCCGATGAGATGTTGTTGGATTCTTACCATAAGGCGATTGAGTTGAATCTCGAACGAGATTTCATCGCACTGCTGTTGGAAGAAATCCATAAGCGCAAACTGGGTACCGACGTATCTGCCATTCTTCACTAG
- a CDS encoding YheC/YheD family protein yields MSRQLASKWLKTAALLKYPAAAVHIPQTKAFNSGNLLNMLSQYGMVYIKPVVGGGGYGVIRVSASGGAYHYTHMKVTRSFSHFNQMYRSLIRVKARRRYLIQQGIHLATIQGRPVDYRVKVVKTERGWVFRAMVGRLARPGLVVTNLCKGGTMLSGRRALGLSLPHISGKHKRREMRSLTLTCTRIMESQFPGVGQLGFDYGLDHSGKIWILEVNTRPQ; encoded by the coding sequence ATGTCGAGACAGCTTGCAAGCAAATGGCTGAAGACAGCGGCTCTGTTGAAATATCCGGCAGCTGCCGTCCACATTCCACAGACGAAGGCGTTCAACTCGGGGAATCTGCTAAACATGCTTAGTCAATATGGAATGGTGTATATCAAACCTGTTGTCGGTGGTGGAGGTTACGGTGTCATTAGGGTATCAGCAAGTGGAGGAGCCTATCATTATACTCATATGAAAGTAACCCGCTCTTTTTCTCATTTTAATCAAATGTACCGCTCCCTGATCCGTGTAAAAGCCAGAAGGAGATACCTGATCCAGCAAGGCATTCATCTGGCGACCATTCAAGGCAGACCCGTCGATTACAGAGTCAAGGTCGTCAAGACGGAAAGAGGCTGGGTATTCCGTGCTATGGTGGGACGGCTCGCGCGTCCGGGACTGGTTGTGACTAATCTTTGCAAAGGAGGAACGATGCTGTCCGGCCGGAGAGCGCTTGGTCTGTCCCTTCCACATATTTCGGGAAAACACAAACGTCGAGAGATGCGTTCACTGACACTCACCTGTACGCGAATTATGGAAAGTCAATTCCCGGGTGTGGGGCAGCTTGGCTTCGATTATGGACTGGATCATTCCGGCAAGATATGGATTTTGGAAGTGAACACCAGACCACAGTGA
- a CDS encoding Ppx/GppA phosphatase family protein — MTHNEIIGIIDIGSNSIRLVIYELDQDGAYRIIHEDKYAARLSNVVEPDGTILRPSLDKAITILQQFRATCEAYQTKLIRAAATAAIRNAGNASEIIGWLETETGLTIECVSGDQEAYYGFLGVTQSIDLADGYVVDIGGGSTEITVFRDRKRLHSISLPIGAVNSHARYGGEDQWTETSVTALCNEVIQALSDQDWIGQHPGLPLIGLGGTMRTLAKIEQKRTQYSLPVTHHYEIGAEEMENIARSLPHLTSAQRKKVPGLAKDRADIIVPGVLILRTVFRMIQGDRYVVSGAGLRDGLLRDLLAEGKPVVPDALRDSIRNFIHFGPPIPQKRLNRIHHDALTLYTALQGSAPDPADARILYTVSMLHMAGKQINYFRYPQHSAYWIMNASIYGLSHRETILSAIAADYHPKKRTPQLLHKHRDILKDSDERHAHRLGSLLRVTEAINRSERITSIKAAKENDSLQMQFICSAEPLLELSGFEEAVKDLQEAWGVTLSHSIQQASRE, encoded by the coding sequence ATGACACATAACGAAATCATCGGAATCATCGATATCGGCTCCAATTCCATTCGTCTGGTTATTTATGAACTCGATCAGGATGGGGCCTATCGCATCATTCATGAAGACAAATATGCCGCTCGTCTAAGCAATGTGGTTGAACCAGACGGAACCATCCTGCGACCTTCACTGGACAAGGCCATCACCATTTTGCAACAATTCAGGGCTACTTGCGAAGCTTATCAAACCAAACTAATTCGTGCTGCAGCTACAGCTGCCATTCGGAATGCAGGCAATGCCTCAGAAATTATAGGTTGGTTGGAAACCGAGACTGGACTTACCATCGAATGTGTATCCGGCGATCAGGAAGCCTATTACGGTTTCCTTGGCGTCACTCAATCCATTGATCTGGCGGATGGGTACGTCGTGGATATTGGCGGCGGCAGTACCGAGATCACTGTATTCCGTGATCGAAAAAGACTACACAGCATCTCTCTGCCTATTGGCGCGGTTAACTCACATGCCCGTTATGGCGGGGAAGATCAGTGGACTGAAACGAGTGTGACTGCACTTTGCAATGAAGTTATACAAGCATTAAGTGATCAGGATTGGATCGGACAGCACCCCGGACTCCCTCTCATAGGGCTTGGTGGTACCATGCGAACACTGGCCAAAATCGAACAGAAGAGAACGCAGTATTCATTACCGGTTACGCATCATTACGAAATTGGTGCAGAAGAAATGGAAAATATCGCTCGTTCTTTGCCACATCTAACCTCCGCACAACGCAAGAAAGTACCCGGACTTGCCAAGGATCGTGCGGACATTATTGTTCCAGGTGTACTTATATTGCGGACAGTCTTCCGAATGATCCAGGGGGACCGTTATGTCGTGAGTGGAGCGGGATTACGCGATGGTTTGCTAAGGGATCTCCTGGCCGAAGGCAAGCCGGTCGTGCCAGATGCGCTGCGGGACAGCATTCGCAACTTCATTCATTTTGGTCCACCCATTCCGCAGAAACGTCTGAATCGGATCCACCATGATGCACTTACCCTTTATACTGCTCTGCAAGGTAGTGCACCCGATCCAGCAGATGCCCGTATTCTGTACACGGTCTCCATGCTGCACATGGCTGGCAAACAGATTAACTACTTCCGGTATCCGCAGCACTCGGCTTATTGGATCATGAATGCAAGCATCTATGGACTATCTCATCGGGAGACGATCCTGAGCGCCATTGCAGCCGATTATCATCCCAAAAAAAGAACGCCCCAGCTGCTGCATAAGCACAGGGACATTCTAAAGGATTCGGATGAAAGGCACGCCCATCGTTTGGGCTCTCTGCTGCGCGTAACTGAAGCGATTAATCGATCTGAGAGGATTACTTCCATCAAGGCAGCAAAAGAAAACGACTCGCTGCAGATGCAATTCATCTGTTCAGCCGAGCCGTTACTGGAATTGAGCGGCTTTGAAGAGGCCGTCAAAGATTTACAGGAAGCTTGGGGAGTTACGTTATCGCACTCCATTCAGCAGGCTTCCAGGGAATAA
- the ppk1 gene encoding polyphosphate kinase 1 has translation MHRDIKTGNYVNRDLSWVEFNRRVLQEAQDPTTPLLERMKFLGIVASNLDEFVSVRLAETKEKIKAGFTQKDFTGYTPSGLYRRLIKRTGTMVAEQYKTYRELIRLLAKKGVHFQEYTDLNMTQQRAMDQYFHDIIFPVLTPMAIDQSRPFPLVHNKSVYLSVMLQKEEEQDGEPFLAIVQVPSNLPRVVQVPLRANSKKKTFILIEDLIKHHIHTLFSGYVPLAVQEFRVTRNADLSINEEEAEDLLEAIEKELRRRRRGAPVRLEICKDFRPDALLELQEEFEIQDPVYEIDGPLDLSFLAGFVDSLEGFTHLKYSPVQPVYPLEFLPRESHFELLRKRDVLVHHPYESFEPVTDFIVEASEDPRVMAIKMTLYRVNGDSRLIPALAHAAESGKQVTVVVELKARFDEERNIAWARTLEKAGCHVVYGLVGLKTHAKIILVVRREQSGLRRYVHVGTGNYNESTAKVYTDVGLFTSNPIIGEDASELFNEITGYSGPKALQAFRVAPDGMKDELFALIRRETEHALKGRPSRIIAKINSLSHQDMIDELYLASQAGVQIDLIVRGVCCLRPGVEGLSENIRVISIVDRFLEHSRLFYFENNGNPDVYLSSADWMTRNLKRRIELMCPVFDPELKKMLVDILNLSLMDNVKARELMPGGNYVFVQNEKPPLRSQTEAMGIIPWKPAEWSAIT, from the coding sequence ATGCATAGAGATATTAAAACAGGCAATTACGTTAACCGTGACTTAAGTTGGGTAGAGTTCAATCGACGTGTGCTCCAGGAGGCGCAGGATCCAACCACACCTCTGCTGGAACGCATGAAGTTTCTTGGCATTGTCGCCAGTAATCTGGATGAGTTCGTAAGTGTCAGGCTAGCGGAGACAAAAGAAAAGATTAAGGCGGGATTTACGCAAAAGGATTTTACGGGGTACACACCCTCCGGCTTGTATCGGAGATTGATTAAGCGAACGGGGACGATGGTCGCCGAGCAATATAAAACGTATCGGGAACTCATTCGTCTGCTCGCCAAGAAGGGCGTGCATTTTCAGGAATATACAGATCTGAATATGACTCAGCAGCGCGCAATGGATCAATACTTTCATGACATTATTTTCCCCGTGCTGACACCCATGGCGATTGATCAGAGTCGTCCATTCCCTCTGGTACACAATAAGTCTGTATATCTGTCTGTGATGCTGCAGAAGGAAGAAGAGCAGGACGGTGAGCCATTTCTGGCTATTGTTCAGGTACCTTCCAATCTGCCACGCGTGGTTCAGGTGCCTCTTCGGGCGAATAGTAAAAAGAAAACATTCATTCTGATTGAGGATCTGATCAAACATCATATTCATACCTTATTCAGCGGATATGTTCCGCTGGCTGTGCAAGAGTTCAGGGTAACCCGCAATGCGGATCTTTCCATTAATGAAGAAGAGGCTGAGGATTTACTTGAAGCGATTGAGAAGGAGCTGCGGCGCAGACGCCGGGGAGCACCGGTGCGATTGGAAATTTGCAAGGATTTTCGCCCGGATGCATTGCTGGAGTTGCAGGAAGAGTTCGAAATTCAGGACCCTGTGTATGAGATCGATGGACCGCTGGATTTGAGTTTTTTGGCCGGGTTTGTGGATAGTCTGGAAGGGTTTACTCATCTGAAATACAGTCCGGTGCAGCCAGTGTATCCCTTGGAATTCCTTCCCCGGGAGAGTCACTTTGAATTGCTGCGCAAACGGGATGTGCTCGTTCATCATCCATACGAATCATTCGAACCGGTAACAGACTTTATTGTGGAAGCTTCGGAAGACCCACGCGTGATGGCGATCAAAATGACGTTATATCGGGTGAACGGAGATTCCCGTCTCATTCCCGCACTGGCTCATGCAGCCGAGAGTGGCAAACAGGTAACGGTTGTTGTTGAGTTGAAGGCCAGATTTGATGAAGAGCGGAATATTGCATGGGCACGCACGCTGGAAAAGGCAGGGTGTCATGTTGTATATGGTTTGGTCGGATTAAAGACCCATGCCAAAATTATTCTCGTTGTACGCAGGGAACAGAGCGGTTTGAGAAGGTACGTACATGTTGGAACAGGTAACTATAATGAAAGTACAGCCAAAGTGTATACCGACGTGGGACTGTTCACTTCCAACCCCATCATTGGCGAAGATGCGTCGGAACTGTTTAACGAAATTACCGGATATTCAGGACCCAAAGCGCTGCAGGCATTTCGCGTCGCCCCAGACGGCATGAAGGACGAACTGTTCGCGCTCATTCGTCGGGAAACAGAGCATGCGCTGAAGGGCAGACCGTCCAGAATTATTGCCAAAATCAATTCCTTGTCCCATCAGGATATGATTGATGAATTGTATCTGGCATCTCAAGCCGGAGTACAGATCGATCTGATCGTACGTGGGGTATGCTGTTTGCGTCCAGGGGTGGAGGGACTTAGTGAGAATATTCGTGTAATCAGCATCGTGGATCGATTCCTGGAACACTCCAGACTGTTTTATTTTGAAAATAACGGGAACCCGGACGTGTATCTATCCAGCGCAGACTGGATGACCCGTAATTTGAAGCGGAGAATTGAACTGATGTGTCCCGTATTTGATCCGGAGCTGAAGAAGATGCTGGTCGACATATTGAATCTGTCGCTTATGGATAATGTGAAAGCAAGGGAGCTTATGCCTGGCGGCAATTATGTATTTGTACAAAATGAAAAGCCCCCGCTGAGAAGTCAGACGGAGGCGATGGGCATTATTCCCTGGAAGCCTGCTGAATGGAGTGCGATAACGTAA